One window from the genome of Yarrowia lipolytica chromosome 1B, complete sequence encodes:
- a CDS encoding uncharacterized protein (Compare to YALI0B02882g, weakly similar to uniprot|Q9C2A6 Neurospora crassa Hypothetical 72.8 kDa protein,ancestral locus Anc_2.556) — protein MTIHFTTMLRQIGRHSVGLRRYTTAGTRDSHVLTGSVYGTTEIDLFNRPTSTENDVKLEPSETAKVDGKVSMEPRIPNKLISQVRGLFPDRDSLHARVSLADSVGRTRIGIVPLGPQDMTVKKRKDANILNALLADPLASDQRWYDAFLARIASKDIVLSPGKYTGHGTQNSRWDMSLPSPFLKEVDVDIMEATSFADSLDNIRDCHWIIYVGEGEGLKAWPSVNLRDLAEDDFVAIVSATLTVNSEEAFEAVSLLRKSPSNSPKYLKLWQKSNFEQLSRAMKRMSANHDRALRYSIYQTCRDLCASDVSKESLMKGEADTIKTLRSEWSRNAHRELQTVLKQQLLKWRQSELPWYKLYWRIDDVDGITRDSLEYAFLPASRQSMCYLLGRIDGFACTTPNSPEPLTDGIYGLSPVEHWDSPSDDVIGQTLEELDDTLVSELHSRAYHEFLKVVLGIQLPTVIIPALGVYLYDLSLYNMGSIAAFGIVWGCFKLQKTWDALCSDFSVAVFEKARASINSCEQLIWSRWEGKAIEEKERVDDRKKLVAEMEESITQNK, from the coding sequence ATGACCATCCATTTCACCACCATGCTACGACAAATAGGACGTCACAGCGTTGGTCTGAGACGGTACACGACCGCCGGAACACGTGACTCACATGTGCTCACTGGCTCTGTCTACGGCACCACCGAAATCGATCTGTTCAACCGTCCCACCAGTACGGAAAATGACGTGAAACTGGAACCGTCTGAAACCGCCAAAGTAGATGGAAAAGTGTCCATGGAGCCCCGAATCCCCAACAAGCTCATCAGTCAGGTGCGTGGTCTATTTCCCGATCGGGACTCTCTCCATGCCCGAGTTTCTCTGGCTGATTCCGTCGGTAGAACCAGAATCGGTATTGTGCCTCTGGGTCCCCAAGATATGACTGTCAAGAAGCGCAAGGACGCTAACATTCTCAATGCTCTACTGGCAGACCCACTGGCATCCGACCAAAGGTGGTACGACGCTTTTCTGGCTAGAATTGCGTCCAAGGATATCGTTCTGAGTCCTGGCAAATACACCGGCCACGGCACACAAAACTCGCGATGGGACATGAGCTTGCCCTCGCCATTCCTAAAGGAGGTAGATGTGGACATTATGGAGGCCACTTCATTCGCGGATTCTCTCGATAACATTCGAGATTGCCATTGGATCATCTATGtcggagaaggagagggTCTCAAGGCATGGCCCTCCGTGAACCTGCGAGACCTGGCTGAGGACGACTTCGTGGCTATTGTCAGTGCCACACTTACAGTCAACTCCGAAGAGGCCTTTGAGGCCGTTTCTCTGCTCAGAAAGTCTCCTTCCAACTCCCCCAAGTACCTCAAGCTGTGGCAGAAGTCCAATTTTGAGCAATTATCTCGAGCAATGAAGCGAATGTCCGCCAACCACGACCGTGCTCTTCGATACAGCATTTACCAGACCTGCCGGGATTTGTGTGCCTCTGACGTGTCCAAGGAGTCTCTTATGAAGGGCGAGGCGGACACTATCAAGACTCTGCGGTCAGAATGGTCCCGAAACGCCCACCGGGAACTCCAGACGGTGCTAAAACAACAGCTGCTCAAGTGGCGACAATCGGAACTGCCCTGGTACAAGCTGTACTGGCGAATTGACGACGTTGATGGAATCACCCGAGATTCTCTCGAATACGCATTCTTGCCTGCTTCAAGACAATCCATGTGCTACCTGCTTGGCCGAATCGACGGCTTTGCCTGCACCACTCCTAACTCTCCCGAGCCTCTCACCGACGGCATCTACGGACTTTCTCCCGTCGAACATTGGGACAGCCCCTCAGACGACGTGATTGGCCAGacgctggaggagttggatgACACTCTGGTGTCTGAGCTGCACTCGAGAGCTTACCACGAGTTCCTGAAGGTTGTACTCGGCATCCAGCTTCCTACAGTCATCATTCCTGCTCTTGGAGTATACCTCTACGACCTTTCTCTTTACAACATGGGCTCTATCGCAGCCTTTGGTATTGTCTGGGGATGTTTCAAGCTGCAAAAGACCTGGGACGCTCTCTGCAGCGACTTCTCTGTTGCAGTTTTTGAGAaggccagagccagcatCAACTCTTGTGAACAGCTCATCTGGAGCAGATGGGAGGGTAAGGCTatcgaggagaaggagagagtGGACGACCGAAAGAAGTTGGTTgcggagatggaggagtcgATCACACAGAACAAATAG
- a CDS encoding uncharacterized protein (Compare to YALI0B02816g, similar to uniprot|Q00772 Saccharomyces cerevisiae YHR030C Mitogen-activated protein kinase SLT2/MPK1 (EC 2.7. 1.-) (MAP kinase MPK1)), with the protein MIRADRHTYKVFNQEFTIDKRFQVTKELGHGAYGIVCAAKYTGTPDGPGVAIKKVTNIFSKNILCKRALRELKLLNHFRGHKNITCLYDMDIVDTNNFNELYLYEELMECDMHQIIRSGQPLTDAHYQSFVYQILAGVKYIHSADVLHRDLKPGNLLVNADCELKICDFGLARGFSSDDEKNAGFLTEYVATRWYRAPEIMLSFQSYTKAIDIWSVGCILAELLGGKPLFKGKNYVDQLNQILHYLGTPSEETLKRIGSPRAQEYVRGLPFMPKIPFSTLFPTANPEALDLLEKMLAFDPAERVTVEEALEHPYLKIWHDPRDEPVCPTPFDFSFEEVNDMEAMKQMILDEVVDFRAMVRKPVDEQTRIRDEQIEEQRREEEKQEVERQQKEAERQKQHQQEAERQQHQQQQHHPQQQDSPSTLSGFSDSDQSANPHFYEYAGFGVGSQTSDMGQPPVIQRKDSLGIPEEDFKYQDPPPKPQESGRQGDGDLELELEYGLDGWRS; encoded by the coding sequence ATGATACGAGCGGACCGACACACGTACAAGGTGTTCAACCAGGAATTCACCATAGACAAGCGGTTCCAGGTGACCAAAGAGCTGGGCCATGGCGCGTACGGCATTGTGTGTGCAGCCAAGTACACTGGGACGCCTGATGGGCCTGGAGTTGCTATCAAGAAGGTGACCAACATTTTCTCGAAAAACATTCTGTGTAAGCGGGCGTTGCGGGAGCTCAAGCTACTGAACCACTTCCGGGGGCACAAGAACATCACCTGTCTGTACGATATGGACATTGTGGACACCAACAATTTCAACGAGCTGTATCTGTACGAAGAGCTCATGGAGTGCGATATGCATCAGATCATCCGGTCCGGCCAGCCTCTGACTGACGCCCATTACCAGTCGTTTGTTTACCAGATTCTCGCCGGTGTCAAGTACATTCATTCCGCCGATGTTCTCCATCGGGATCTTAAACCCGGCAATTTGCTGGTTAACGCCGACTGTGAGCTCAAGATTTGCGATTTCGGACTTGCGCGTGGATTCTCttccgacgacgaaaagAATGCCGGTTTCCTGACAGAATACGTCGCCACCCGGTGGTACAGAGCCCCGGAGATCATGCTCTCTTTCCAGTCTTACACAAAGGCCATTGACATCTGGTCCGTGGGCTGCATTCTGGCCGAGCTTCTGGGAGGAAAGCCGCTgttcaagggcaagaactACGTCGACCAGCTCAATCAAATTCTGCACTACCTCGGAACGCCCTCGGAGGAGACTCTCAAGCGAATCGGCAGTCCCAGAGCCCAGGAGTACGTTCGGGGTCTTCCCTTCATGCCCAAGATTCCCTTTTCCACGCTATTCCCCACCGCCAACCccgaggctctggatctgctggagaaaATGCTTGCCTTCGATCCTGCGGAGCGAGTGACGGTTGAGGAGGCTCTTGAGCACCCCTACCTGAAGATCTGGCACGATCCCCGAGATGAGCCTGTGTGTCCCACTCCGTTCGACTTCTCGTTCGAGGAGGTCAATGACATGGAGGCAATGAAGCAGATGATTCTGGACGAGGTTGTGGACTTCCGGGCCATGGTTCGAAAGCCTGTCGATGAGCAGACACGAATCAGAGACGAGCAGATCGAGGAGCAGCggagagaggaggagaagcaggaggtggagagacaacagaaggaggctgaacGTCAGAAGCAACACCAGCAGGAAGCTGAGAGACAgcaacaccagcagcagcaacatcacCCTCAACAGCAGGACTCTCCATCCACCCTGTCGGGCTTCTCGGACTCGGACCAGTCTGCTAACCCCCACTTTTACGAGTACGCCGGCTTTGGAGTCGGCTCACAGACCTCGGACATGGGCCAGCCACCCGTCATTCAGCGAAAGGACTCTCTGGGTAtccccgaggaggacttCAAGTACCAGGACCCGCCACCAAAGCCCCAGGAGTCCGGACGCCAGGGAGATGGCGACCTGGAGCTCGAGCTGGAGTACGGCTTGGATGGATGGAGAAGTTGA
- a CDS encoding uncharacterized protein (Compare to YALI0B02838g, similar to uniprot|Q96VT7 Aspergillus niger Dipeptidyl aminopeptidase type IV (EC 3.4.14.5)): protein MGVYRTALSPPPHSMQDIEMDHSNGGNASDDSPRSSTSSLFEKLDRINTAKQYEDSAASSLLRRDPASERDLESGAHINPRVSQKSKKFKKWFMLAGMTAITVWGLFVLALFVQSLTQPEASKDVQTVVQGSKPKTIIPGDGGDNANYAGSNFKLVVTPQSVRTGTFRPESKSVQWIQAADLEGAYLVRDRKYVVKTYGEDDKEIEITDTSVHYGEHNLRIDELWLRPDLKKALFVTERKKNYRHSSFGNYWILDVESKEVKPLLKGDDKARIAVASWAPNGKAIALVYENNVYVTHVDKYETVQVTDDGSEQIFNGRPDWVYEEEVLSGDNALWWSPDGQHLAFLRSDDTKVQEFTIPYYVQDPKPQAYPEYRSIKYPKPGSPNPDVQMAFYNVEEDATTFINEPLAQDDIISDVTWSQTGVALIRASDREADVLKIVHVDSSKGYAAKILRENNVKELDGGWVETVRSSKIIPQNESLGLLEEGYIDTVISEGRNHLAYFVFGEPKPRTMLTSGDWEVVNAPSSYDASTGTVYFLSTQKDPTERHLYSVKIDGSDLKPVTNTTEDAYYGVSFSEDARFALLSYNGPEVPYQKIIDLHSASPLDAPKVVKNEFLQTTLDSYALPTSHFAQINVGTEEKPILANSVEIRPPNFDEKKVYPVLFFVYGGPGSQMVTKTFNIDFQKSVAASLDYVVVTVDGRGTGYMGREFLSVVRDDIGRREAADQIAAAKLWAQKDYVDANHMAIWGWSYGGYCTLKTLEADAGETFRFGMAVAPVTDWRFYDSVYTERYMHTPQHNKKGYEQTAVHNMTALGANERFLVMHGSGDDNVHMQNTLSLIDNLDLAGIENYDMHIYPDSDHSIYFHNAQAMVYDRLYTWIQRAFNDEFS from the coding sequence ATGGGTGTCTACCGAACGGCTCtatctccaccaccacacagcATGCAAGACATTGAAATGGACCATTCTAACGGTGGTAACGCGTCGGACGACTCGCCGCGGTCGTCGACGTCGTCGCTGTTTGAAAAACTGGATAGAATTAACACCGCCAAGCAGTATGAAGACTCAGCTGCCTCGAGCCTTCTGAGACGCGACCCTGCCAGCGAAAGAGACCTGGAAAGTGGCGCTCACATCAACCCCCGAGTGTCACAGAAGAGCAAAAAGTTCAAGAAATGGTTCATGCTCGCCGGTATGACTGCTATTACTGTCTGGGGTCTGTTTGTTCTCGCCCTGTTTGTCCAGTCTCTGACCCAGCCTGAGGCGTCCAAAGACGTTCAGACTGTCGTTCAGGGCTCGAAACCAAAGACTATCATTCCCGGTGACGGAGGCGACAACGCAAACTACGCCGGCAGCAACTTCAAGCTAGTGGTGACTCCCCAATCTGTCCGAACAGGCACTTTCCGACCCGAGTCCAAGTCTGTGCAGTGGATTCAGGCCGCTGACCTCGAGGGAGCATACCTCGTGCGTGACAGAAAGTACGTCGTGAAGACCTATGGtgaggacgacaaggaaaTCGAAATCACAGACACCTCTGTCCACTATGGAGAACACAACCTGCGTATCGACGAGCTGTGGCTGAGACCTGATCTCAAAAAGGCATTGTTTGTGACcgagcgaaagaagaactaCCGACATTCGTCGTTTGGAAACTACTGGATTCTCGACGTTGAGAGCAAGGAAGTCAAGCCTCTTCTCAAGGGAGACGATAAGGCTCGAATTGCAGTCGCTTCCTGGGCTCCTAACGGAAAGGCCATTGCTTTAGTGTACGAGAATAACGTCTATGTGACTCATGTTGACAAGTACGAGACCGTCCAGGTGACCGACGATGGATCTGAACAGATCTTCAACGGTAGACCTGATTGGGTGTACGAAGAAGAGGTTCTTTCAGGTGACAATGCTCTCTGGTGGTCTCCTGATGGCCAGCATCTTGCTTTCCTTCGTTCTGACGATACCAAGGTTCAGGAGTTCACCATCCCTTACTACGTTCAGGACCCCAAGCCCCAGGCTTACCCCGAGTACCGATCTATCAAGTATCCCAAGCCCGGATCTCCCAACCCTGACGTCCAGATGGCTTTCTACAACGTTGAGGAGGATGCCACCACTTTCATCAACGAGCCTCTGGCTCAAGACGATATCATTTCTGACGTGACTTGGTCCCAGACTGGTGTTGCTCTTATTCGAGCCTCTGACCGAGAAGCCGACGTTCTCAAGATTGTACATGTGGACTCTTCCAAGGGTTACGCTGCCAAGATTCTGCGAGAGAACAatgtcaaggagctggatgGAGGATGGGTCGAGACTGTTCGATCGTCCAAAATCATTCCCCAGAACGAGTCTCTCGGCCTCTTGGAGGAAGGATACATTGATACAGTAATTTCTGAGGGTCGAAACCACCTTGCTTACTTTGTTTTCGGTGAGCCTAAGCCCAGGACCATGCTCACTTCTGGTGACTGGGAAGTCGTCAatgctccttcttcttacGATGCGTCTACTGGTACTGTTTATTTCCTGTCTACTCAGAAGGACCCTACTGAACGACACCTCTACTCTGTCAAGATTGACGGTAGCGATCTCAAACCTGTCACTAACACCACTGAGGATGCTTACTACGGAGTCTCTTTCTCTGAGGACGCTCGGTTTGCTCTTCTGAGCTACAACGGCCCTGAAGTCCCCTATCAGAAGATTATTGATCTGCATTCCGCTTCTCCTCTTGACGCCCCCAAGGTTGTCAAGAACGAGTTCCTACAGACCACCCTCGACTCTTACGCTCTCCCAACCTCTCACTTTGCTCAGATCAACGTCGGTACCGAAGAGAAGCCCATTCTGGCTAACTCTGTGGAGATCCGACCTCCCAACtttgacgagaagaaggtctACCCCGTTCTGTTCTTTGTTTACGGCGGCCCCGGTTCCCAGATGGTCACCAAGACGTTCAACATTGACTTCCAGAAGAGCGTCGCTGCTTCTCTGGATTACGTTGTGGTCACTGTTGACGGCCGAGGAACCGGTTACATGGGCCGTGAGTTCCTGTCTGTGGTTCGAGACGACATTGGACGGCGAGAGGCCGCTGACCAGATTGCTGCTGCTAAGCTCTGGGCCCAGAAAGACTATGTTGACGCCAACCACATGGCTATTTGGGGCTGGTCCTACGGAGGCTACTGCACTCTTAAGACTTTGGAGGCTGATGCAGGCGAGACTTTCCGATTTGGAATGGCTGTTGCTCCCGTGACCGACTGGCGGTTCTACGACTCAGTTTATACTGAGCGATACATGCATACTCCTCAGCACAACAAGAAGGGCTACGAACAGACAGCTGTGCATAATATGACTGCTCTGGGGGCCAACGAGCGGTTCCTGGTCATGCATGGTTCTGGAGACGACAATGTGCACATGCAGAACACTCTGTCTCTGATTGACAACCTGGATCTCGCTGGAATCGAGAACTACGATATGCACATTTACCCCGACTCGGATCATAGCATTTATTTCCACAACGCCCAGGCCATGGTCTACGACCGTCTCTACACTTGGATCCAGCGTGCTTTTAACGACGAGTTTAGTTAG
- a CDS encoding uncharacterized protein (Compare to YALI0B02860g, similar to uniprot|P38764 Saccharomyces cerevisiae YHR027C 26S proteasome regulatory subunit RPN1 (Proteasome non-ATPase subunit 1), similar to Saccharomyces cerevisiae RPN1 (YHR027C); ancestral locus Anc_5.271) — MAAKDVTNKPSDKSAEKTVDKTAPNDKNKKPARKDEEELSEEDEKLKSELEMLVERLTEKDESLYEPSLEALKNFIRTSTSSMTAVPKPLKFLRPHYPQLAELYDTWTDAKHKQQLADVLSVLAMTYSGDGKRDALKFRLKSTTDDLGSWGHEYVRHLALEIGQEYQLQQVETSDDAKEGVTLDTPNSGVGSLTDVRNLGIKLVPFFLKHNAEADAVDLLLEIEAVEHLPKFVDETTYARVCHYMVACVPLLAPPDDVAFLHTAYAIYLAHRQLTQALALAIRLDDMELIKSVMDAASGDDLLQKQLAFILARQKCYFDVADEGVQECMSNALLADHFRYLTKELNLLEPKVPEDIYKSHLENSRDIIMSGAFDSAKQNLAASFVNAFVNCAYSADRLLTNGGAEDDGDATAGGASGAWIYKTKLAGMYSTTASLGSLFQWDLSRGLQQLDKYAYSSEPQIKAGALLGMGIVTAGVYDETDAAVALLADHITEEPSAENNNGNAYNLNQLSAVMGLGVAYAGSRRTDLLDMLLPLVQDTDTSMKTSAMAALALGHIFVGSANGDVVSALLGSLLERDAIQLSDKWARFMALGLALLFIGKYEEIEEAVETVRAIDHPLGRICETLITVCAYAGTGNVLQIQKLLHDCVGENVTEGEADGEGDGEGEGAEGAVATAEGAEGAADAADAIDATAEAVAAEGEAAADATQEVDSEEASSHQAYSVLGLAIVAMGEEIGQEMVLRHFGHLMHYGDAQVKRAVPLAMGLVSASNAQMRVFDTLSRYSHDADMEVALNSIFSMGLVGAGTNNARLAQLLRQLASYYSKDPDGLFTVRIAQGLLYLGKGTLTVSPFHTDRQILSKVSLASLVTLLVTMIDPKSFILADNHWMLFWLTNAIRPRMLITLDEKLEPIKVPVRVGQAVDTVGQAGKPKTITGWVTHSTPVLLSHGERAELEDDEYIPLASSLEGVVILKKNPDRMDESS; from the coding sequence ATGGCTGCCAAGGACGTGACTAATAAGCCGAGCGACAAGTCGGCTGAGAAGACCGTCGACAAGACCGCCCccaacgacaagaacaaaaaacCAGCCCGAAaggatgaagaggagctgtctgaggaggacgagaagctcaagtcggagctggagatgctGGTTGAGCGTCTgaccgagaaggacgagtcTCTGTACGAGCCCTCGCTCGAGGCTCTCAAAAACTTCATTCGAACCTCGACCTCGTCCATGACCGCTGTGCCCAAGCCTCTCAAGTTTCTGCGGCCCCACTACCCCCAGCTTGCTGAGCTCTACGACACCTGGACCGATGCCAAacacaagcagcagctcgcaGACGTGCTTTCCGTCCTCGCAATGACCTACTCCGGCGACGGCAAGCGAGATGCACTCAAATTCCGACTCAAGTCGACCACCGACGATCTGGGATCTTGGGGACACGAGTATGTTCGCCACCTTGCTCTGGAAATCGGCCAGGAGTATCAATTGCAGCAGGTTGAGACCAGCGACGATGCCAAGGAGGGCGTAACTCTGGACACCCCCAATTCTGGTGTTGGATCGCTCACCGACGTACGAAACCTGGGCATCAAGCTGGTACCCTTTTTCCTCAAACACAACGCCGAAGCCGACGCCGTGGACTTGTtgctggagattgaggccGTCGAGCATCTACCTAAATTCGTTGACGAAACCACATACGCCCGTGTTTGCCATTACATGGTCGCCTGTGTGCCCCTGCTGGCACCCCCAGATGACGTGGCCTTCCTACACACCGCTTATGCTATCTACCTGGCCCACCGCCAGCTGACCCAGGCTCTGGCCCTGGCGATCCGTCTGGATGACATGGAGCTCATTAAATCGGTTATGGATGCTGCCAGTGGCGACGATTTgctgcagaagcagctggcGTTCATTCTAGCTCGACAAAAGTGCTACTTTGATGTGGCTGACGAGGGCGTACAGGAGTGCATGTCCAACGCCCTGCTGGCTGACCACTTCCGATACCTCACTAAGGAGCTCAACCTGCTGGAGCCAAAGGTTCCAGAAGACATCTACAAGAGCCACCTGGAGAACTCAAGAGACATCATCATGTCGGGGGCCTTTGACTCTGCCAAGCAGAACCTGGCTGCGTCGTTCGTCAATGCCTTTGTCAATTGTGCTTACTCGGCAGACCGTCTGCTGACCAATGGAGGTGCTGAGGATGATGGAGACGCtactgctggaggagcatcTGGTGCCTGGATCTACAAGACCAAGCTCGCTGGAATGTACTCCACCACAGCCTCTCTGGGATCTCTGTTCCAGTGGGATCTCAGTCGAGGTCTGCAGCAACTCGACAAGTACGCCTACTCTTCCGAGCCCCAGATCAAGGCTGGAGCTCTTCTGGGTATGGGTATTGTCACTGCTGGTGTCTACGACGAGACAGACGCTGCTGTCGCTCTTCTTGCCGACCACATCACCGAGGAGCCCTCAGCTGAGaacaacaacggcaacgCATACAACTTGAACCAGCTTTCTGCTGTGATGGGTCTGGGTGTTGCATACGCCGGATCTCGACGGACAGATCTTCTGGATATGCTCCTGCCTTTGGTTCAGGACACTGACACCTCCATGAAGACCTCTGCCATGGCTGCTCTTGCTCTGGGACACATCTTCGTCGGCTCTGCTAACGGAGACGTCGTTTCTGCTCTGTTGGGATCTCTGCTTGAGCGAGATGCCATCCAGCTGTCTGACAAGTGGGCCCGATTCATGGCTCTGGGTCTTGCTCTTTTGTTTATTGGCAAGtacgaggagattgaggaggcaGTTGAGACTGTTCGAGCCATTGACCATCCTCTGGGCCGAATCTGCGAGACTCTCATCACTGTGTGTGCCTACGCCGGTACTGGTAACGTTCTGCAGATCCAGAAGTTGCTGCATGACTGTGTTGGAGAGAATGTTACTGAGGGAGAGGCTGACGGAGAAGGCGATGGTGAAGGTGAGGGTGCTGAGGGTGCTGTTGCTACCGCTGAGGGTGCTGAGGGTGCTGCGGATGCTGCTGACGCCATTGACGCTACCGCCGAAGCCGTCGCCGCCGAAGgagaggctgctgctgatgctaCACAGGAGGTGGACTCGGAAGAGGCCTCTTCTCACCAGGCATACTCTGTTCTTGGTCTGGCCATTGTTGCAATGGGTGAGGAAATTGGCCAGGAGATGGTTCTCCGACACTTTGGTCATCTCATGCACTACGGCGATGCCCAGGTGAAGCGAGCTGTTCCTCTTGCCATGGGTCTGGTGTCTGCTTCCAACGCACAGATGCGTGTGTTTGACACCTTGTCGCGATACTCACATGACGCCGATATGGAGGTTGCTCTGAattccatcttctccatggGTCTGGTGGGAGCGGGAACTAACAACGCCCGTCTGGCCCAGCTGCTCCGACAGCTCGCCTCCTACTACTCTAAGGATCCCGACGGACTTTTCACCGTCCGAATCGCCCAGGGTCTGCTCTATCTGGGTAAGGGTACTCTTACTGTGTCTCCTTTCCATACCGATCGACAGATTCTGTCCAAGGTGTCTCTGGCATCGCTGGTTACCCTTCTGGTGACCATGATCGACCCCAAGTCGTTCATCCTAGCCGACAACCACTGGatgctcttctggctcaCTAACGCCATTCGTCCCCGCATGCTCATCACTCtggacgagaagctggagcctATCAAGGTGCCCGTGCGAGTCGGACAGGCTGTGGATACAGTCGGTCAGGCCGGAAAGCCCAAGACCATCACCGGCTGGGTCACTCATAGCACTCCCGTGTTGCTGAGTCATGGCGAGCGagccgagctggaggacgacgagtacATTCCTCTGGCCTCGTCTCTGGAGGGCGTTGtcattctcaagaagaaccccGACAGAATGGATGAGAGCAGTTAG
- a CDS encoding uncharacterized protein (Compare to YALI0B02852g, similar to uniprot|P47096 Saccharomyces cerevisiae YJR025C 3-hydroxyanthranilate 3 4-dioxygenase (EC 1.13.11. 6), similar to Saccharomyces cerevisiae BNA1 (YJR025C); ancestral locus Anc_5.128), translating into MLQEPINLPKWLEENQHLLKPPVNNFCIQRGGYTVMIVGGPNARTDYHINQTPEWFHQKKGHMTLKVVDDGEFRDITINEGDIFLLPANVPHNPVRYADTIGVVVEQDRPEGMKDALRWYCPNEKCREIVFENSFQLVDLGTQIKEAILDFDGDIEKRTCKACGTVATSRP; encoded by the exons ATGCTCCAGGAACCAATCAATCTGCCCAAGTGGCTCGAGGAGAACCAGCACCTGCTGAAGCCTCCGGTTAACAACTTTTGTATCCAGCGAGGAGGCTACACTGTTATG atcGTTGGAGGACCTAATGCTCGAACTGACTACCACATCAACCAGACCCCTGAATGGTTccaccagaagaagggccaCATGACTCtcaaggtggtggacgaTGGAGAGTTCAGAGATATCACTATCAACGAGGGCGATATCTTCCTGCTCCCCGCCAACGTGCCCCACAACCCCGTTCGATATGCCGACACCAttggtgttgtggttgAACAGGACCGTCCCGAGGGCATGAAGGACGCTCTGCGATGGTACTGTCCTAACGAAAAGTGCCGAGAGATTGTGTTTGAGAACTCGTTCCAGCTCGTCGATCTCGGCACCCAGATTAAGGAGGCCATTCTTGATTTTGACGGTGACATTGAAAAGCGAACATGCAAGGCTTGCGGTACTGTCGCTACTTCCAGACCGTAG